Proteins encoded in a region of the Flammeovirga yaeyamensis genome:
- a CDS encoding glycoside hydrolase family 5 protein → MKQFNLILSFRILNVLLILFSFQLKAQVSSHGLLQVEGNKIINQNGENISFAGASLFWSNNGWGGAKYYTKEVVSWLNKDWDARIIRAAMGIEDKGGYFTDEKSNKERVELIINAAVENDMYVIIDWHSHHAHETDWDKAASFFEEMAKKYGHLPNVLYEIYNEPLQVSWSKDIKPYAESIISAIRKHDPDNIIIVGTPTWSQDVDDAAKDPIDQSNIAYTLHFYAGSHGQKLRNKADEALKKGIALFVTEWGAVNANGDGKVDYEETNAWIKWMKQNNISHCNWSINDKAEGASALLPGASNKGGWKELTPSGTFVRKIMLEYNTIEK, encoded by the coding sequence ATGAAACAATTCAACCTAATTTTATCTTTCAGAATCCTAAATGTATTACTTATCTTATTCTCATTTCAACTTAAAGCACAGGTGAGTAGTCATGGATTATTACAAGTTGAAGGAAATAAAATTATCAATCAGAATGGTGAAAATATCAGTTTTGCCGGAGCCAGTTTATTTTGGTCGAATAATGGTTGGGGAGGAGCAAAATATTACACTAAAGAAGTTGTCAGTTGGTTAAATAAAGATTGGGATGCTAGAATTATTCGGGCAGCAATGGGAATAGAAGATAAAGGTGGGTATTTTACAGATGAAAAAAGTAATAAAGAAAGAGTCGAGTTGATCATTAATGCAGCAGTCGAGAATGATATGTATGTGATTATTGATTGGCATTCTCATCATGCACACGAGACGGATTGGGATAAAGCGGCTTCTTTTTTCGAAGAGATGGCGAAGAAATACGGACATTTACCCAATGTGTTGTATGAGATCTATAATGAACCACTTCAAGTTTCGTGGAGTAAAGATATTAAGCCCTATGCGGAATCTATTATTTCTGCTATACGCAAACACGATCCTGATAATATCATAATTGTGGGTACACCAACTTGGTCTCAAGATGTGGATGATGCAGCAAAGGATCCTATTGATCAATCGAACATTGCCTACACTTTACATTTTTATGCGGGCAGTCATGGTCAAAAATTAAGAAACAAAGCTGATGAGGCTTTAAAGAAAGGAATTGCATTGTTTGTCACAGAGTGGGGAGCTGTAAATGCAAATGGAGATGGCAAAGTAGATTACGAAGAGACAAATGCATGGATAAAGTGGATGAAACAAAATAATATCTCCCATTGCAATTGGTCTATTAATGATAAAGCGGAGGGTGCATCGGCATTATTACCGGGAGCATCAAATAAAGGAGGATGGAAGGAATTAACTCCTTCAGGTACTTTTGTCAGAAAGATAATGTTGGAATACAATACAATAGAGAAGTAA